The Candidatus Omnitrophota bacterium genome includes a region encoding these proteins:
- a CDS encoding undecaprenyl diphosphate synthase family protein: protein AADVKKHKIKPENISKKTFSGYLYTKGMPDPELLIRTSGEMRLSNFLLWQTSYSEIYITKKLWPDFGKTDLRKALDAYKNRKRRLGG from the coding sequence TAGCCGCCGATGTCAAAAAGCATAAGATAAAGCCGGAAAATATATCCAAAAAGACATTTTCCGGTTATTTATATACGAAAGGCATGCCGGACCCCGAGCTTTTAATAAGGACGAGCGGGGAGATGCGCCTGAGCAATTTTTTATTGTGGCAAACGTCGTACTCGGAGATATATATAACTAAAAAATTATGGCCCGACTTCGGAAAGACCGATTTAAGAAAAGCGCTAGATGCCTACAAGAATAGAAAAAGAAGGCTCGGAGGCTGA